A genomic segment from Aegilops tauschii subsp. strangulata cultivar AL8/78 chromosome 1, Aet v6.0, whole genome shotgun sequence encodes:
- the LOC109733368 gene encoding uncharacterized protein: MGNGLSPCLRALAVHGKGAEARLVFWGGQTRLAAASGGRFTTAGDVTAEAPDHLVCSGDSFFIGLPIPALPPGEELRAGRTYFVLPAARFSSCQALTAASLASLSPAPTKVSLAGESSPFEYVTGADGMALIRVLPEFIEKVITSDGGGDKKCGAAAPEQLCSTPELRKHYMQLVGARQQRPWSPGLETISEARKGRRMPTCRRR; this comes from the coding sequence ATGGGCAACGGCCTCTCCCCTTGCTTGCGCGCCCTGGCCGTGCACGGCAAGGGAGCGGAGGCGAGGCTGGTGTTCTGGGGCGGGCAGACGAGGCTCGCCGCAGCTTCCGGCGGGCGGTTCACCACGGCCGGCGACGTCACGGCGGAGGCCCCCGACCACCTCGTCTGCTCCGGCGACTCCTTCTTCATCGGCCTCCCGATCCCCGCGCTGCCGCCGGGCGAGGAGCTGCGGGCGGGGCGGACCTACTTCGTGCTCCCCGCGGCCCGGTTCTCCAGCTGCCAGGCGCTCACCGCGGCCTCGCTCGCGTCGCTGTCGCCGGCCCCGACCAAGGTGTCGCTCGCCGGCGAGTCGTCCCCGTTCGAGTACGTCACGGGCGCCGACGGCATGGCGCTCATCAGGGTCCTCCCGGAGTTCATCGAAAAGGTGATCACGTCCGACGGTGGCGGCGACAAGAagtgcggcgcggcggcgccggaACAGCTGTGCAGCACGCCGGAGCTGAGGAAGCACTACATGCAGCTGGTGGGGGCGAGGCAGCAgcggccgtggtcgccggggctCGAGACGATATCGGAGGCCAGGAAGGGGAGAAGGATGCCGACATGCCGTCGTCGGTGA